A window from Mycolicibacterium tokaiense encodes these proteins:
- a CDS encoding helix-turn-helix transcriptional regulator, producing the protein MPSELGDFLRTRRAKVGPEDIGLVPGGPRRVTGLRGEEVALAAGVSVDYYRRLEQGRELRPSPEVLAALSSILQLSEPEQQYVYSLAGVARRLDEQASIRPVPPELLSLMDSWEEAGAMVLDPLLDIVVLNSRAAELFCGFTETANLLEMVFLDPEGRRFYVDWEAAAQGTVANLRASADFSHTPARLTELLETLNSGSEEFAAYWSRHDVQPKTHETKLLHHPVRGRLTADFHAFGVASAPGYQLLIYRERS; encoded by the coding sequence ATGCCGAGCGAGTTGGGTGATTTCCTGCGCACCAGACGCGCGAAGGTCGGACCCGAGGACATCGGGCTGGTCCCCGGTGGGCCGCGTCGGGTGACGGGCCTTCGGGGCGAGGAGGTGGCGCTGGCTGCGGGTGTCAGCGTGGACTACTACCGCAGACTCGAGCAGGGCCGCGAGCTCCGCCCGTCCCCCGAGGTGCTGGCTGCGCTCTCGTCGATCCTGCAGCTCAGTGAGCCCGAGCAGCAGTATGTCTACTCCCTGGCCGGGGTGGCCCGCCGGCTCGACGAGCAGGCGTCGATCCGCCCGGTGCCGCCGGAGTTGTTGTCACTCATGGACTCCTGGGAAGAAGCCGGCGCCATGGTGCTCGACCCGCTGCTGGACATCGTGGTGCTCAACAGCCGGGCCGCCGAACTGTTCTGCGGGTTCACCGAGACGGCGAATCTGCTCGAGATGGTGTTCCTGGACCCCGAAGGACGTCGCTTCTACGTCGACTGGGAGGCCGCGGCCCAGGGCACGGTCGCGAATCTGCGGGCCAGTGCCGATTTCAGCCACACTCCGGCGCGCCTGACCGAACTGCTCGAGACGCTCAACAGCGGCAGCGAGGAGTTCGCCGCCTACTGGTCGCGCCATGATGTGCAGCCCAAGACCCACGAGACCAAGCTGCTGCACCACCCGGTCCGGGGGCGGCTGACCGCCGACTTCCATGCCTTCGGAGTGGCCAGCGCACCGGGCTATCAGCTGTTGATCTACCGGGAGCGCTCGTAG
- a CDS encoding SDR family oxidoreductase → MTETRNTTSAQLLSGSPLAGRVAVVTGASSGIGEATSVRLAELGAKVALLARRGDRLDELEDRIRAAGGEALALPTDVRDRDAVLAAGHRVADELGTADLVFANAGIQLISSISDLAVEDWDTQLHTNVGGVMNTIAAFLPQLRAAAAEGRTTDLITTSSIAAVRILERFQVYSGTKALVAHLSRLLRTELGEEKIRVSTIEPGMVDTELPDHVSDPAASTLMADLIADIDALQSADIAEVVAFLAALPRHINLTEITVLPTEQKI, encoded by the coding sequence ATGACCGAAACACGAAACACCACCTCTGCACAGTTGCTCTCCGGGTCCCCGCTGGCGGGCCGGGTCGCGGTGGTCACGGGAGCGTCCAGCGGGATCGGGGAGGCCACGTCGGTGCGGCTGGCCGAACTCGGGGCCAAGGTCGCCCTGCTGGCGCGCCGCGGTGACCGCCTCGACGAGTTGGAGGACCGCATCAGGGCCGCCGGGGGCGAGGCCTTGGCGCTGCCCACCGACGTCCGCGACCGCGACGCCGTGCTCGCTGCCGGTCACCGGGTGGCCGACGAGCTCGGCACCGCCGACCTGGTGTTCGCCAACGCCGGCATCCAATTGATCTCCAGCATCAGCGATCTGGCCGTCGAGGACTGGGACACCCAGCTGCACACCAACGTGGGAGGGGTGATGAACACCATCGCGGCGTTCCTGCCGCAGCTGCGTGCTGCCGCCGCCGAGGGACGCACAACCGACCTGATCACCACCTCATCGATCGCCGCGGTGCGGATCCTGGAACGGTTCCAGGTGTACTCGGGCACCAAGGCGCTGGTGGCCCACCTATCGCGGCTGCTGCGCACCGAGCTGGGGGAGGAGAAGATCCGGGTGTCGACCATCGAACCGGGCATGGTCGACACCGAGCTGCCCGATCACGTCTCCGATCCCGCCGCCTCCACCCTGATGGCGGATCTGATCGCCGACATCGACGCCCTGCAGTCCGCCGACATCGCCGAGGTGGTCGCCTTCCTGGCCGCCCTGCCGCGCCACATCAACCTGACCGAGATCACCGTGCTGCCGACGGAGCAGAAGATCTGA
- a CDS encoding CsbD family protein, whose protein sequence is MSASDKAWIKVDKLTGIAKEKVGRVTGNRRMQFEGRSEQMNASVRSAGEKIKDSVRGRRTRTTRNTY, encoded by the coding sequence ATGAGTGCATCAGACAAGGCGTGGATCAAGGTCGACAAGCTCACCGGCATCGCCAAGGAGAAAGTGGGCCGGGTGACCGGCAACCGCCGTATGCAGTTCGAAGGCAGGTCCGAGCAGATGAACGCCAGCGTTCGCTCGGCGGGGGAGAAGATCAAAGACTCGGTGCGGGGTCGACGGACCCGCACCACACGAAACACCTACTGA
- a CDS encoding TIGR03621 family F420-dependent LLM class oxidoreductase — translation MSGQFRFGVGVNHLQSRTALLDNARRFEDLGFDVFIVPDHLGAIAPFPALAAVAAVTSTIRLGTNVLNCGFYRPALLARDAADVATLSEGRLELGLGAGYVRQEFEAAELPYPTAGQRVRHLEHCVAYLREHHPDIPLLVAGNGDRVLTLAAQHAQIVGLTGSDLGKGVADPLAERVEFVREATDGREVELNLTITAAPTDETGHADLSLMRRYAPHSSDEELTRLPGVLSGTPRDMADQVHTLQERYGISYLTVMLRHAEQFAKVIAELRQ, via the coding sequence ATGAGCGGTCAGTTCCGATTCGGTGTCGGCGTCAACCATCTGCAATCACGTACTGCACTGCTGGACAATGCGAGGCGCTTCGAGGACCTCGGTTTTGATGTCTTCATCGTGCCCGACCACCTCGGAGCGATTGCCCCCTTCCCCGCTCTGGCCGCTGTGGCGGCGGTCACGTCGACGATCCGGCTGGGCACCAATGTCCTCAATTGCGGCTTCTACAGGCCAGCGCTGCTGGCCCGCGACGCCGCTGACGTCGCGACGCTGAGTGAGGGTCGGCTGGAACTCGGTTTGGGTGCGGGATATGTGCGCCAAGAGTTCGAGGCCGCAGAGCTGCCCTACCCAACGGCCGGGCAGCGGGTGCGCCACCTCGAGCACTGCGTTGCGTATCTCCGGGAACACCATCCCGACATCCCCCTGCTGGTCGCGGGCAACGGCGACCGAGTGCTGACGCTGGCCGCGCAACATGCGCAGATCGTCGGGCTCACAGGTTCCGACCTCGGCAAAGGTGTGGCCGATCCTTTGGCCGAGAGGGTGGAGTTCGTGCGCGAAGCCACCGATGGCCGTGAGGTGGAGTTGAACCTGACGATCACCGCGGCGCCCACCGATGAGACCGGTCACGCCGACCTCTCCCTGATGCGCCGCTATGCTCCACACTCCTCGGACGAGGAGCTGACACGCCTGCCCGGCGTGCTGTCCGGGACGCCGCGCGACATGGCCGACCAGGTGCACACGCTGCAGGAGCGGTACGGCATCAGCTACCTGACGGTGATGCTGCGCCACGCCGAGCAGTTCGCGAAGGTGATTGCCGAACTACGTCAGTAG